A single window of Sphaerodactylus townsendi isolate TG3544 linkage group LG05, MPM_Stown_v2.3, whole genome shotgun sequence DNA harbors:
- the LOC125433920 gene encoding guanine nucleotide-binding protein subunit alpha-15-like has translation MVWCSCFLSEEEKTAVAIDKEINRLLQEQRKRERWELKLLLLGTGESGKSTFIKQMRIIHGVGFSEDDRKGFAKVVFQNIFSSIQAMIAAMETLQISYAELENVRNAQLLMEVDAYKVTMLEPHHARMLESLWKDSGIRTCYQRRREYHLLDSAFYFLSNLDRIASAGYVPSAQDILRTRVPTTGINEYCFLVQKITLRIVDVGGQKSERRKWIHCFEKVIALIYLASLSEYDQCLQENACENRMRESLDLFRTILALPWFQNTSIILFLNKMDILEEKIASSDLANYFPSFPGPKQDVHAAKEFILGMYMEAYQRCSAPDPSSGVPLSKGGPRILYPHYTCATDTQNISTVFEDIKDVVLAIYLDEFNLS, from the exons ATGGTCTGGTGCTCCTGTTTCCTATCAGAAGAGGAGAAAACCGCCGTCGCCATCGATAAAGAAATCAACCGGCTTCTTCAAGAGCAACGGAAGCGTGAGCGATGGGAGCTGAAGCTGCTTTTGTTGG GCACCGGAGAGAGCGGGAAAAGCACCTTCATCAAACAGATGCGGATAATCCACGGTGTGGGCTTTTCAGAAGATGACCGAAAAGGTTTTGCCAAAGTTGTGTTTCAGAACATCTTTTCATCCATCCAGGCAATGATCGCGGCTATGGAGACCCTTCAGATCTCTTATGCTGAATTGGAGAACGTG CGGAACGCTCAGCTGCTCATGGAAGTAGACGCTTACAAAGTGACCATGCTGGAGCCGCACCACGCAAGGATGCTGGAAAGTCTGTGGAAGGACTCTGGGATTCGAACCTGCTACCAGAGGCGTAGGGAATACCACTTGCTGGATTCTGCCTTTTA CTTCCTGTCCAATCTGGACCGGATTGCATCAGCAGGATATGTTCCCAGCGCTCAGGACATTCTGAGGACCCGGGTGCCCACTACTGGTATTAATGAGTATTGCTTCTTGGTGCAGAAGATAACTTTAAG AATAGTCGACGTTGGTGGGCAGAAGTCAGAGCGCCGGAAATGGATCCACTGTTTTGAAAAAGTGATTGCTTTAATCTATCTGGCCTCCCTGAGTGAATATGACCAGTGTCTGCAGGAGAATGCCTGTGAG AACCGCATGAGAGAGAGCCTTGATCTCTTCCGAACAATCCTGGCGCTTCCTTGGTTCCAAAACACCTCCATCATCCTCTTCCTCAACAAAATGGACATCCTGGAGGAGAAGATCGCAAGCTCCGATCTGGCCAATTATTTCCCCAGTTTCCCAG GCCCAAAGCAAGACGTTCACGCTGCCAAGGAGTTTATCCTAGGGATGTACATGGAGGCCTACCAGCGCTGCTCCGCTCCTGACCCCAGTTCTGGGGTGCCCCTTTCCAAAGGCGGGCCCAGGATCCTGTACCCTCACTACACCTGTGccacagacacacagaacatCAGCACGGTTTTTGAGGACATCAAGGATGTGGTCTTGGCCATTTATCTGGATGAATTCA